In one window of Leptospira sp. WS92.C1 DNA:
- a CDS encoding aminotransferase class I/II-fold pyridoxal phosphate-dependent enzyme produces MNPSNFFQKASTILESLKKDFLFRILEIPSGIDLSSNDYLSLTKHPKLIASVKEGLDLYGAGSGASRLVSGHRDSFDTAEKACSEWTGTESALMVANGYAANLGLISCIANAKTEIFTDRLNHASILDGVRLSGAEKTYYKHVNLNHLEELLQKSKKREKIIVSETVFSMDGDFAPIEDLLYLKKRYEATLILDDAHGIGVFGDQGSGKIFEVLGKDKIREVDFITYTSGKALGLEGAWIGTSKIGREFLINKMRTFIYSTAPLPAVAHAVPTSISLLKTMENERKDILKKSEQLRKRLDLKKYPKSNSQSQIVPVLFPSEKSVLDAAQLCRNNGLYVKAIRPPTVTVPRLRISIHSDTTESTLEKLISLLPEF; encoded by the coding sequence CTGAACCCGTCTAACTTTTTTCAGAAAGCCTCTACTATTCTCGAATCCTTAAAAAAGGATTTTTTGTTTCGTATCTTGGAGATTCCTTCCGGGATCGATCTCTCTTCTAACGATTATCTTTCTCTCACAAAACATCCAAAACTCATTGCGAGCGTCAAAGAAGGGCTGGACCTTTACGGGGCTGGTTCGGGTGCTTCCAGGCTTGTAAGCGGACACAGAGATTCTTTTGATACAGCCGAAAAGGCTTGCTCCGAGTGGACAGGAACCGAAAGCGCTTTGATGGTTGCCAACGGATACGCAGCCAACCTTGGACTCATTTCCTGCATCGCAAACGCAAAGACTGAAATTTTTACCGATCGTCTCAATCATGCTTCGATCTTGGACGGCGTCCGTCTTTCCGGAGCCGAAAAAACATATTACAAACATGTAAATTTAAATCATCTCGAGGAGCTCCTACAGAAATCCAAAAAACGAGAAAAAATCATCGTATCGGAAACAGTATTCAGTATGGACGGAGATTTTGCTCCGATCGAAGATCTCCTCTATTTAAAAAAACGATACGAAGCCACGTTGATCTTGGATGACGCGCACGGAATCGGCGTTTTTGGAGATCAAGGATCCGGAAAGATCTTTGAAGTTTTGGGCAAAGATAAAATTCGTGAAGTGGATTTTATCACTTACACGAGCGGAAAGGCTCTCGGTTTAGAAGGGGCTTGGATCGGAACCTCTAAGATCGGCAGGGAATTTTTGATTAACAAGATGAGAACTTTTATCTATTCCACAGCCCCATTGCCCGCGGTTGCGCACGCGGTTCCGACTTCGATTTCTCTTTTAAAAACGATGGAAAACGAAAGAAAGGACATCTTGAAAAAATCCGAACAATTGAGAAAACGTTTGGATTTGAAAAAGTATCCTAAATCCAATTCTCAATCCCAGATCGTTCCGGTTTTGTTCCCATCGGAAAAATCGGTTCTGGATGCGGCGCAGCTTTGCAGAAACAACGGACTTTATGTAAAAGCGATCCGTCCTCCCACAGTCACAGTCCCTCGTCTTCGAATCAGTATTCATTCCGATACAACCGAATCTACATTAGAGAAATTGATTTCTCTTTTACCGGAGTTTTGA
- the bioD gene encoding dethiobiotin synthase: MAIFISATGTDVGKSFFSALLMAKYASSLGLKYLKPIQTGNDNDRVAVMNLSGLQEAFFLKNYYSFSFAGSPHYSSELDEVEIDTDELARHLYSIRDEKIVVEGAGGILVPLTRKFLTIDLIRQSEIPLVLVAPITLGSINQTLLSIEAIQNRNVDLKGVYFIGLPDKTTDDNIRTILEWSGVKFLGSFFLSSKEIMSRERFQYECFQRFDPDLILKELFL, translated from the coding sequence ATGGCGATTTTTATTTCAGCAACCGGAACGGACGTAGGCAAAAGTTTTTTTAGCGCTCTTTTGATGGCGAAATATGCATCTTCTTTGGGATTAAAATATCTCAAACCGATTCAAACCGGAAACGACAATGATCGTGTCGCAGTCATGAATTTGAGCGGATTGCAAGAAGCTTTCTTTCTGAAAAATTATTATTCTTTTTCCTTTGCGGGTTCTCCGCATTATTCCTCCGAACTGGATGAGGTTGAGATCGATACTGACGAACTTGCAAGACATCTTTATAGCATTCGGGATGAAAAGATCGTAGTGGAAGGAGCGGGCGGAATTTTGGTTCCACTGACTCGAAAATTTCTCACGATCGATCTGATTCGACAATCCGAAATTCCTTTAGTATTGGTTGCTCCGATCACTCTGGGTTCCATCAATCAAACTCTTTTGTCCATTGAAGCGATACAAAATCGGAATGTGGATTTGAAAGGAGTTTATTTTATTGGATTGCCTGATAAGACAACGGATGACAATATTCGAACGATTTTGGAATGGAGCGGGGTCAAGTTTCTCGGGTCCTTTTTTTTGAGTTCCAAAGAGATAATGAGTCGGGAACGTTTTCAATATGAATGTTTCCAAAGGTTCGATCCGGATTTGATCCTAAAAGAATTATTTCTATGA
- the bioA gene encoding adenosylmethionine--8-amino-7-oxononanoate transaminase — MIWYPFTLQFEPDSPLKIVRAEREFLYDENGNSYIDAISSWWVSIHGHNHPKIVQAIKDQLDKLDHVLLAGFTHEPAEKLAAELLKITEGLFEKVLYSDNGSTAVEIMIKLAYQYFQNTGEPERKVFLKFDTSYHGDTIGTMSVGGNSIFNRVFSGLLFPTKEFKSPNCSFCPVGKKPVTCNVECTNEIEDYFRKNGQRIAGIAIEPLILGSGGMIFYKEEVLQKLEKLANQYGAFLLVDEVFTGFGRTGSFFAYQRAGIKPDLVAMAKGLSGGALPIAVTLASQKIHSAFITPEPEKAFYHGHTMTGNPLACSAALASVELLQGEGFLEQVNRLESKLKRGLQTIADEFPKSIRDCRVLGAVGVLELEVGGESGYTYPGNKILKKKFLEKGVLLRPLGNIIYLTPPYRIGDSSLEKVFSAIRETLIEISSGN; from the coding sequence ATGATTTGGTATCCGTTTACCCTTCAATTTGAACCCGATTCTCCTTTAAAAATTGTGAGAGCGGAAAGGGAATTTTTATACGATGAAAACGGAAATTCCTATATCGATGCGATTTCTTCCTGGTGGGTGAGCATCCACGGTCACAATCATCCGAAGATCGTGCAAGCGATCAAGGATCAGTTGGACAAGTTGGATCATGTTCTTTTGGCGGGTTTTACACATGAGCCTGCGGAAAAACTTGCGGCCGAACTTTTAAAAATTACGGAAGGATTGTTTGAAAAAGTTTTGTATTCGGATAACGGATCCACTGCGGTCGAGATTATGATCAAACTTGCGTATCAGTATTTTCAAAATACGGGAGAACCCGAGCGCAAAGTTTTTCTGAAGTTCGATACTTCCTATCACGGAGATACGATCGGGACGATGAGCGTGGGAGGAAATTCGATTTTCAATCGTGTGTTTTCCGGATTGCTCTTTCCTACAAAAGAATTCAAGAGCCCCAATTGCAGTTTTTGTCCGGTGGGAAAAAAGCCCGTCACCTGTAACGTCGAATGCACAAATGAGATCGAGGACTATTTTCGAAAGAACGGACAACGGATTGCGGGGATCGCAATCGAACCTTTGATTCTCGGTTCCGGGGGAATGATCTTTTACAAAGAAGAAGTTTTACAAAAGCTGGAAAAACTCGCAAACCAATACGGTGCCTTTCTTTTGGTGGATGAGGTATTTACCGGCTTTGGCAGAACCGGATCCTTCTTTGCATATCAGAGAGCCGGGATCAAACCAGATCTAGTGGCGATGGCTAAGGGGTTGAGCGGCGGGGCTTTGCCGATTGCGGTCACTCTTGCTTCCCAAAAAATTCATTCCGCCTTTATCACTCCCGAACCGGAAAAGGCTTTTTATCACGGACATACCATGACCGGGAATCCGCTTGCCTGTTCGGCGGCGCTTGCCTCCGTCGAGCTTCTCCAAGGGGAAGGTTTCCTCGAACAAGTGAATCGTTTGGAATCAAAGCTCAAGCGCGGACTGCAAACGATCGCGGATGAGTTTCCCAAAAGCATTCGTGATTGTAGAGTGCTTGGAGCGGTCGGAGTTTTGGAGTTGGAGGTCGGAGGAGAAAGCGGTTATACATATCCGGGAAACAAAATTCTCAAAAAGAAATTTCTTGAAAAGGGAGTATTGCTGCGGCCGTTAGGGAATATCATCTATCTTACTCCTCCGTATCGAATTGGAGATTCCTCCTTGGAAAAAGTATTCTCGGCGATTCGGGAAACGCTGATCGAAATTTCTTCGGGGAATTAG
- the bioB gene encoding biotin synthase BioB, whose product MSTTLKTAEKIFSEVPSIISREEGLAILDGSIPLTTCLDQAFQERNRYFENKVRIHILDNIKNGYCPEDCGYCAQRKNANSGVQEYPMKSETEIYEDAVKAKENGAYRFCMVTSGTGPNQPTTEKLASTIRRITEELGMKVCLSAGLLDEEKAQLLKGAGLDRYNHNLNTSENHYPEICDTHTYSQRAETLSSVSKAGIGMCSGVIVGMGEALKDIVAVAFELKSFRVISIPVNFFIPVKGHAIKNPSILTPELCVRILCLFRLVNPDSEIRIAAGREGHLRSLAATALFAANSLFSSGYLNVKGSDMLETVGMIRDAGFVPELADGGILPEDSETESLYSEKNFPELYKFRKQTVSPKP is encoded by the coding sequence ATGTCCACAACGCTCAAAACAGCCGAAAAAATATTCTCCGAAGTCCCAAGCATTATCAGCAGGGAAGAAGGTCTTGCGATTCTCGACGGATCCATTCCGTTGACCACTTGCCTCGACCAAGCTTTTCAGGAACGCAATCGCTACTTCGAAAATAAGGTTCGAATTCATATCTTAGATAATATCAAAAATGGTTATTGTCCCGAAGACTGCGGGTATTGTGCGCAGAGAAAGAATGCAAATTCCGGAGTTCAGGAATATCCGATGAAATCGGAGACTGAAATTTACGAAGATGCGGTCAAGGCAAAGGAGAACGGGGCCTATCGTTTTTGTATGGTCACCTCCGGTACAGGACCGAACCAGCCCACCACTGAAAAACTCGCTTCTACGATTCGAAGAATTACGGAAGAGCTCGGAATGAAAGTTTGTCTTTCCGCGGGACTTTTGGATGAAGAAAAGGCCCAACTTTTAAAAGGAGCCGGGTTGGATCGTTACAATCACAATCTGAATACATCTGAAAATCATTATCCTGAAATTTGCGACACACATACCTATTCGCAAAGAGCGGAAACTCTCTCGTCCGTTTCCAAAGCCGGAATCGGAATGTGTAGCGGAGTTATCGTGGGAATGGGAGAGGCTCTCAAGGATATCGTGGCAGTTGCTTTCGAACTCAAATCATTTCGGGTCATTTCGATTCCTGTGAACTTTTTTATTCCGGTCAAAGGACATGCGATCAAAAATCCGAGTATTTTGACTCCGGAACTTTGTGTAAGAATCCTCTGTCTTTTCCGTCTGGTTAACCCGGACTCTGAAATCAGAATCGCCGCGGGAAGAGAAGGGCATTTGAGAAGTTTGGCGGCGACTGCTTTGTTCGCGGCCAATTCTTTATTTTCCTCCGGCTATCTGAACGTAAAGGGCTCCGACATGTTGGAGACTGTGGGAATGATTCGGGACGCAGGATTTGTACCAGAACTTGCTGACGGGGGAATTCTTCCCGAGGATTCGGAAACGGAGTCTCTTTATTCCGAGAAAAATTTTCCGGAACTCTACAAGTTTCGGAAGCAAACTGTGTCTCCCAAGCCTTAA